GCTATTTGTGGACCCCTTGCTATCCGCCGAGCAGTTTTTTCAACTGCGCCGGATCGCCGCCGGTACCCCAAAGTTCGACGATCTGGCCCTGGTCATTGATGTGGGCGACCTGCACGAGCTTTTCCTGAATCGTCTGGCCCTTCAACCGCATCGTCATGTTGAGCAAGGCAACGACGTGATCGTCATCCGCCAGGATGGCATGCGGCTCCAGCTTGAGGTCGTCGAGGGCTTCACGCTGCTTTTGCAGCGTCGCTCGAATGGCGTCGGCGCCCCTGATGTCGCCCCAGATGACGCTATGCCATACGGCGTCCGGCGCATAGTTGCCGGCTTGCGCATTGCCACGATTGACCTCTTCGTAGGCCTTGCGGGCCAAATCAATCTTCTGTTGCGGTGTCAGCTTCGTGCGAGCGTCAGCCATACCTACCTCCTTGTTCAGCCCTCGACGGCGTTTTTCGCCAGTTCGGTGTCGGCGATGAGCCAGGCCTCGGTCGCCTTGCCCTGGTCGTTGACGTGGAAGATGTAGACGAGCTGGTCCTGGTACGACTTGCCATTCCGTTTGAACGAGCTGTTCACCAGCGCGACGACGTGCTTGTCGTTGGCGATGAAGTCGTGGAAGTCGAGTGTGATGTCCTGCAACTCCTGCGGATACCGGGCAATCGCCCCGATGGCCGCGTCTTTCCCTTTGAAATCGCCACCGAATACGCTGCCGCGTGCGTGCCAGACGAAGTTGTCGGTCCACGAATCGCTCAGGGCCTTCATATCACCCCGGTTGAACGCGTCGAACGCACCGCGAACGACCTGGATCTTCTGGTCGAGGCTGAGCTTCGTTCCGGCTTCTGCCATTTGCGCCCTCCTTTGAGCCCGTTTGGGCTCGACCCGGCCAGCGGGCCGGGATGACCACTCCTCAGAGCCGACTATAAACTGGCTGCCAGGCCTGTCAAGACAAGGTCATTTCCGAGGAGGGTGGAATGAAACTGTCTCCGATCTGCGAGATGA
This genomic window from Candidatus Dormiibacterota bacterium contains:
- a CDS encoding nuclear transport factor 2 family protein — protein: MADARTKLTPQQKIDLARKAYEEVNRGNAQAGNYAPDAVWHSVIWGDIRGADAIRATLQKQREALDDLKLEPHAILADDDHVVALLNMTMRLKGQTIQEKLVQVAHINDQGQIVELWGTGGDPAQLKKLLGG
- a CDS encoding nuclear transport factor 2 family protein, with protein sequence MAEAGTKLSLDQKIQVVRGAFDAFNRGDMKALSDSWTDNFVWHARGSVFGGDFKGKDAAIGAIARYPQELQDITLDFHDFIANDKHVVALVNSSFKRNGKSYQDQLVYIFHVNDQGKATEAWLIADTELAKNAVEG